A single region of the Dryobates pubescens isolate bDryPub1 chromosome 11, bDryPub1.pri, whole genome shotgun sequence genome encodes:
- the ELOVL1 gene encoding elongation of very long chain fatty acids protein 1 isoform X1: protein MLRGTGGDTATTMEGIVTMYQDFMKKADPRIADYPLMQSPFLVLGILLAYVYFVLSLGPRIMANRKPLNLKKFMVLYNFFLVGLSLYIVYEFLMAGWLTGYTWRCDPVDFSQDPKALRMVSVAWLFVFSKFIELTDTVIFVLRKKNEQVTFLHLFHHSVLPWSWWWGAKFGPGGMGSFHAMINSMVHVVMYFYYGLSAAGPAFQKYLWWKKHITAIQLAQFVIVSVHISQYYFMPSCQYQFPIFIHLIWIYGTIFFILFSNFWYQSYTKGKRLPRVAQQAAQHNGSSIHENGTVTNGKVKAN, encoded by the exons ATACTGCCACCACCATGGAGGGGATTGTGACCATGTATCAGGACTTCATGAAGAAGGCAG ACCCCCGCATCGCTGACTACCCGCTGATGCAGTCCCCGTTCCTTGtgctgggcatcctgctggccTATGTCTACTTTGTTCTCTCCTTGGGGCCCCGGATAATGGCCAACAGGAAGCCTTTAAACCTGAAGAAGTTCATGGTGCTATACAACTTCTTTCTAGTGGGACTCTCACTTTACATAGTCTATGAG TTCCTGATGGCAGGGTGGCTTACTGGGTACACCTGGCGATGTGACCCTGTGGACTTCTCACAGGACCCCAAGGCCCTCAGG ATGGTCAGTGTTGCTTggctctttgtcttctccaagTTCATCGAACTGACAGACACG GTAATCTTTGTCCTGAGGAAGAAGAATGAACAGGTCACATTTCTGCACCTCTTCCACCACTCTGTTCTGCCTTGGAGCTGGTGGTGGGGAGCAAAGTTCGGTCCAG GAGGAATGGGCTCATTCCATGCCATGATCAATTCCATGGTGCATGTTGTCATGTACTTTTACTATGGACTCTCAGCTGCAGGACCAGCCTTTCAGAAGTACCTGTGGTGGAAGAAACACATCACAGCAATCCAGCTG GCACAGTTTGTGATTGTCTCCGTCCACATCTCTCAGTATTACTTCATGCCCAGCTGCCAGTACCAGTTCCCCATCTTCATCCACCTCATCTGGATCTATGGGACCATCTTCTTCATCCTGTTCTCCAACTTTTGGTACCAGTCCTACACCAAGGGCAAAcggttgcccagagtggctcagcaagcagcacagcacaacgGGAGCAGTATCCATGAGAATGGCACTGTCACCAATGGCAAGGTCAAAGCCAACTAG
- the ELOVL1 gene encoding elongation of very long chain fatty acids protein 1 isoform X2 yields MEGIVTMYQDFMKKADPRIADYPLMQSPFLVLGILLAYVYFVLSLGPRIMANRKPLNLKKFMVLYNFFLVGLSLYIVYEFLMAGWLTGYTWRCDPVDFSQDPKALRMVSVAWLFVFSKFIELTDTVIFVLRKKNEQVTFLHLFHHSVLPWSWWWGAKFGPGGMGSFHAMINSMVHVVMYFYYGLSAAGPAFQKYLWWKKHITAIQLAQFVIVSVHISQYYFMPSCQYQFPIFIHLIWIYGTIFFILFSNFWYQSYTKGKRLPRVAQQAAQHNGSSIHENGTVTNGKVKAN; encoded by the exons ATGGAGGGGATTGTGACCATGTATCAGGACTTCATGAAGAAGGCAG ACCCCCGCATCGCTGACTACCCGCTGATGCAGTCCCCGTTCCTTGtgctgggcatcctgctggccTATGTCTACTTTGTTCTCTCCTTGGGGCCCCGGATAATGGCCAACAGGAAGCCTTTAAACCTGAAGAAGTTCATGGTGCTATACAACTTCTTTCTAGTGGGACTCTCACTTTACATAGTCTATGAG TTCCTGATGGCAGGGTGGCTTACTGGGTACACCTGGCGATGTGACCCTGTGGACTTCTCACAGGACCCCAAGGCCCTCAGG ATGGTCAGTGTTGCTTggctctttgtcttctccaagTTCATCGAACTGACAGACACG GTAATCTTTGTCCTGAGGAAGAAGAATGAACAGGTCACATTTCTGCACCTCTTCCACCACTCTGTTCTGCCTTGGAGCTGGTGGTGGGGAGCAAAGTTCGGTCCAG GAGGAATGGGCTCATTCCATGCCATGATCAATTCCATGGTGCATGTTGTCATGTACTTTTACTATGGACTCTCAGCTGCAGGACCAGCCTTTCAGAAGTACCTGTGGTGGAAGAAACACATCACAGCAATCCAGCTG GCACAGTTTGTGATTGTCTCCGTCCACATCTCTCAGTATTACTTCATGCCCAGCTGCCAGTACCAGTTCCCCATCTTCATCCACCTCATCTGGATCTATGGGACCATCTTCTTCATCCTGTTCTCCAACTTTTGGTACCAGTCCTACACCAAGGGCAAAcggttgcccagagtggctcagcaagcagcacagcacaacgGGAGCAGTATCCATGAGAATGGCACTGTCACCAATGGCAAGGTCAAAGCCAACTAG
- the CDC20 gene encoding cell division cycle protein 20 homolog has product MAHFMFEADLYGLLKLDTPIPNASPARWQRKAKESGVPGPSPSTLLSPMKPANRSHSSSRTPSKTPGKSGSKIQSTPTKAGEDRYIPNRSTMKMEMANFLLTKENDPAEESPTKKEQQKAWAVNLNGFDIEEAKILRLSGKPKNAPEGYQNKLKVLYSQKTTPGSSRKHGRYISSMPDRILDAPDIRNDYYLNLTDWSSRDFLAVALDSSVYLWNHASGEIIQLLQMEHPDDYISCVSWIKEGNYLAVGTSNAEVQVWDVQQQKRLRNMTSHSSRVGSLSWNSYILSSGARTGHIHHHDVRVAEHHVATLAGHTQEVCGLKWSLDGRYLASGGNDNLVNIWPHVQGDSRDFAPVHTFTQHQGAVKAVAWCPWQLNVLATGGGTSDRHIRIWNVCSGTCLSAVDTHSQVCSILWSTNYKELISGHGFAQNQLVLWKYPTMAKVTELRGHTDRVLNMTMSPDGTTVASAAADETVRLWRCFEMDPIKKKEKEKANSAKSSIIHQGIR; this is encoded by the exons ATGGCTCATTTCATGTTCGAGGCGGACCTGTACGGGCTGCTAAAGCTGGACACGCCGATCCCGAACGCGTCCCCGGCGCGGTGGCAGCGCAAGGCCAAAGAGAGCGGCGTCCCCGGGCCCAGCCCCTCTACCCTCTTGTCGCCCATGAAACCGGCCAATCgctcccacagctccagcaggacgCCATCCAAGACACCCG GTAAATCTGGATCTAAAATCCAGAGCACCCCAACAAAGGCTGGGGAAGATCGATACATTCCCAACCGCAGCACTATGAAGATGGAAATGGCCAATTTCCTCCTAACAAAAGAGAATGACCCTGCTGAGGAATCACCCACCAAAAAG GAGCAACAGAAAGCCTGGGCAGTGAATCTGAATGGCTTTGATATAGAAGAGGCAAAGATCCTTCGGCTCAGTGGAAAGCCAAAGAATGCTCCAGAAG GCTATCAGAATAAACTGAAAGTGCTCTACAGTCAGAAAACAACACCTGGATCCAGCAGGAAGCATGGCAGATACATTTCTTCAATGCCAGACCGGATCCTGGATGCACCAGATATCCGCAACGACTATT ATCTGAATCTCACTGACTGGAGCTCTCGGGACTTCCTGGCAGTGGCTCTGGACAGTTCTGTCTATCTGTGGAATCACGCTTCTGGGGAGatcatccagctgctgcagatggaGCATCCAGATGATTACATTTCCTGTGTGTCATGGATTAAAGAAGGAAACTACCTTGCTGTTGGCACAAGTAATGCTGAAGTCCAG GTATGGGACGTACAGCAGCAGAAGCGCCTCAGAAATATGACCAGCCATTCCTCCCGTGTGGGGTCCCTCAGCTGGAACAGCTACATCCTCTCCAG CGGGGCACGGACTGGCCACATCCACCACCATgatgtcagagtggctgagcaTCATGTGGCCAcacttgctggccacacacaGGAGGTGTGTGGACTCAAGTGGTCTCTAGATGGCCGTTACCTGGCCAGTGGTGGCAATGACAACCTGGTGAACATCTGGCCGCATGTCCAGGGGGACAGTAGAGACTTCGCTCCTGTACATACCTTCACTCAGCATCAGGGTGCCGTCAAG GCTGTGGCATGGTGTCCCTGGCAGTTGAATGTTCTAGCCACCGGAGGTGGAACTAGTGACAGACATATCCGCATCTGGAATGTGTGCTCTGGCACCTGTCTCAGTGCTGTTGATACCCATTCCCAG GTCTGTTCTATCCTGTGGTCAACAAACTACAAGGAATTAATTTCAGGCCATGGCTTTGCACAGAATCAGCTAGTTTTATGGAAGTATCCAACAATGGCCAAGGTCACAGAGTTGCGAG GTCACACGGACAGAGTCTTGAACATGACTATGAGCCCCGATGGTACAACGGTGGCCTCGGCAGCTGCTGATGAAACAGTGCGCCTCTGGCGCTGTTTTGAGATGGACCCCataaagaagaaggagaaagagaaggcaaaTAGTGCCAAGAGCAGCATCATTCACCAGGGCATCCGCTGA
- the MPL gene encoding thrombopoietin receptor: protein MAACLRWGWLLSLLPVILLSLCSLPTAHEPVTSQDAALLAGVPEDILCFSRSFEDLTCFWDEEEEAVSRMCRFYYWYSRDAPTACTVSTWHEASRTRHVCVFPSQDVRLFTQLHLRVLDATTNQTKYWRELSVDVVGLIDPPSNITAHWAGAAGQLFVSWQPPLTNYLNFFLYEVQCCPASYSEIPCSTSVDLSGQHLGDASSQTAISIHPLTARAAAASVGAGQGLVQANTWVVLRDLQPGVRYHIQVRSKPDGTSMDGVWGPWSQTVAAETPRSAGDIRLCCSTPDLQHVRCEWSWDPTEPHNSHQLFYRQPSSEASTRENAWQLCEEASVAAQGTHACTFQPKAGSAISILVNVTRPHAPPTLSYFKEPFWLHQAVLTDAPQLMQATVSQGQLSLQWLPPLEELAEQLDYQVRYAVENSHEWKVLQVPRAARKEVLDLRPGARYHAQVRAQPSGPWYQGSWSAWSKPVVVDAMADTGWIIPSATVVPLLLFTAVLLGLRCTFPSFYSNVKQKIWPPVPDLHRALGSFLHESSKHSQANAFYKQPSEEAVLPCLLEVLPGPRREAGTPPEQAAGRMPSTDIANHSYLLMSGWEPRGPH from the exons ATGGCAGCCTGCCTgcgctggggctggctgctctcgCTGCTCCCTGTCATcttgctcagcctctgcagcctgccaacAGCCCACGAGCCAGTGACATCCCAAG AtgctgcactgctggcagggGTGCCTGAGGACATCCTCTGCTTCTCCCGTTCCTTTGAGGACCTCACCTGCTTCtgggatgaggaggaagaagcagtGAGCAGGATGTGCCGCTTCTACTACTGGTACAGCAG AGATGCACCCACGGCTTGCACGGTCTCCACGTGGCACGAGGCCAGCAGGACACGGCACGTCTGTGTATTCCCCAGCCAGGATGTGAGGCTCTTCACCCAGCTCCACCTCCGTGTCCTGGATGCCACCACCAACCAGACCAAGTACTGGCGGGAGCTCAGTGTGGATGTGGTGG GTCTCATTGACCCCCCATCAAACATCACAGCCcactgggctggggctgcagggcaacTCTTCGTGTCATGGCAGCCACCACTCACCAACTACCTGAACTTCTTCCTCTACGAggtgcagtgctgccctgccagctaCTCAGAGATACCCTGCAGCACTTCAGTGGACCTCAGTGGGCAGCACCTTGGAGATGCCTCCAGCCAGACAGCCATCAGCATCCACCCActgacagccagggcagctgcagcctccgtgggagctgggcag GGACTGGTCCAGGCCAACACCTGGGTAGTCCTCCGAGACCTGCAGCCAGGAGTGAGGTATCACATCCAGGTGCGCAGCAAGCCTGATGGCACCTCCATGGACGGTGTCTGGGGACCCTGGTCGCAGACAGTGGCTGCAGAGACACCACGCTCTGCCG GAgacatcaggctgtgctgcagcacccctGACCTGCAGCATGTGCGCTGTGAGTGGAGCTGGGACCCCACAGAGCCCCACAACTCCCACCAGCTCTTCTACCGGCAGCCTTCAAGCGAGGCCAGCACAAG GGAAAACGCATGGCAGCTTTGCGAGGAGGCAAGcgtggcagcacagggcacccaTGCCTGCACCTTTCAGCccaaggctggcagtgccatctCCATCCTAGTGAATGTCACCCGGCCCCATGCACCACCCACACTCAGCTATTTCAAGGAGCCCTTCTGGCTGCACCAGGCTG TGCTCACAGATGCCCCACAGCTCATGCAGGCAACAGTGTCACAAGGccagctgagcctgcagtggcTACCGCCCCTGGAGGAACTTGCAGAACAGCTGGACTACCAGGTCCGCTATGCTGTGGAGAACAGCCATGAATGGAAG GTCCTGCAGGTTCCACGGGCAGCCAGGAAAGAAGTCCTGGACCTACGGCCAGGTGCCCGCTACCATGCCCAGGTGCgggcccagcccagtgggcCATGGTACCAGGGCAGCTGGAGTGCCTGGTCCAAACCTGTTGTGGTTGATGCCATGGCTGATACAG GCTGGATCATCCCCAGTGCTACAGTGGTGCcgctgctgctcttcacagcAGTGCTCTTGGGGCTGCGGTGCACTTTCCCCTCCTTCTACAG CAACGTGAAGCAGAAAATCTGGCCCCCAGTCCCCGACTTGCACCGCGCACTCGGCAGCTTCCTCCATGAAAGCAGCAAGCATAGCCAG GCCAACGCCTTCTACAAGCAGCCGTCAGAGGAAGccgtcctgccctgcctgctggaggtgctgcccgGTCCGCGGCGGGAGGCGGGCACGCCGCCGGAGCAAGCTGCCGGCCGGATGCCCAGCACCGACATCGCCAACCACTCCTACCTGCTCATGAGCGGCTGGGAGCCGCGCGGGCCACACTGA